A window of Pseudomonas mucidolens contains these coding sequences:
- a CDS encoding ABC transporter ATP-binding protein, translating into MYAVTPQWNKPALKEDLEPTEIEFRNVGKCFPAKGKTDAPFAIREVNFKIRRGEVVSIIGPSGCGKSTILNMGSGLYRPSEGEVFVGGEPVTGPVPQVAFMLQKDLLMPWRSIRRNVELGLEIQGVPAATRKKVALDLLDRCHLNGFADHYPFQLSGGMRQRAALARTLAIDPQVLFLDEPFSALDAQTKMILQQDMARMLFDEKKTALFITHDLIEGIAMSDRLLVMSARPGTIVEEISIDLPFRDNPLERRKLPEIGPLVGRLMELLQVGANTELH; encoded by the coding sequence ATGTACGCCGTGACACCCCAATGGAATAAGCCCGCGCTTAAGGAAGATCTGGAACCGACTGAAATCGAATTTCGCAATGTCGGTAAATGTTTCCCGGCCAAAGGCAAAACAGACGCGCCGTTTGCCATCCGCGAGGTAAATTTCAAGATTCGCCGGGGTGAAGTGGTCTCGATCATCGGCCCTTCCGGTTGTGGCAAGAGCACCATTCTGAATATGGGTTCTGGTCTGTACCGTCCGAGCGAAGGTGAGGTCTTTGTCGGTGGCGAGCCGGTCACAGGTCCTGTGCCGCAGGTCGCCTTCATGCTGCAAAAAGACTTGCTGATGCCCTGGCGCAGCATCCGCCGCAACGTCGAGCTGGGGCTGGAGATTCAGGGCGTGCCCGCCGCCACCCGGAAGAAGGTGGCCCTCGACTTACTTGATCGCTGTCACCTCAACGGTTTCGCCGATCACTACCCGTTCCAACTGTCCGGTGGCATGCGCCAGCGCGCCGCCCTGGCCCGCACCCTGGCTATTGATCCGCAGGTGCTGTTCCTCGACGAACCGTTTTCCGCCCTCGATGCCCAGACCAAGATGATCCTGCAACAGGACATGGCGCGGATGCTGTTCGACGAAAAGAAGACCGCGCTGTTCATCACCCACGACCTGATCGAAGGCATAGCCATGTCTGACCGGTTGCTGGTCATGAGCGCCCGCCCCGGCACCATCGTTGAAGAAATCAGTATCGACCTGCCGTTTCGCGACAACCCGCTGGAGCGCCGCAAGCTGCCGGAAATCGGCCCGTTGGTGGGCCGCCTGATGGAGTTGCTGCAAGTCGGCGCAAACACCGAACTGCATTGA
- the aspA gene encoding aspartate ammonia-lyase: MSSAASFRTEKDLLGVLEVPAQAYYGIQTLRAVNNFRLSGVPISHYPKLVVGLAMVKQAAAEANRELGQLSEAKHAAISEACARLIRGDFHEEFVVDMIQGGAGTSTNMNANEVIANIALEAMGHNKGEYQYLHPNNDVNMAQSTNDAYPTAIRLGLLLGHDALLASLDSLIQAFAAKGLEFNHVLKMGRTQLQDAVPMTLGQEFRAFATTLGEDLARLKTLAPELLTEVNLGGTAIGTGINADPRYQALAVQRLATISGQPLVPAADLIEATSDMGAFVLFSGMLKRTAVKLSKICNDLRLLSSGPRTGINEINLPARQPGSSIMPGKVNPVIPEAVNQVAFQIIGNDLALTMAAEGGQLQLNVMEPLIAFKIFDSIRLLQRAMDMLREHCITGITANEARCRELVEHSIGLVTALNPYIGYENATRIARIALESGRGVLELVREEGLLDDAMLDDILRPENMIAPRLVPLKA, encoded by the coding sequence ATGTCCTCTGCTGCATCATTCCGTACCGAAAAAGACCTGCTTGGCGTACTCGAAGTACCGGCTCAAGCGTACTACGGCATCCAGACCCTGCGAGCGGTGAATAACTTCCGTCTCTCCGGCGTTCCGATTTCGCATTACCCGAAATTGGTGGTCGGTCTGGCAATGGTCAAGCAGGCTGCCGCTGAAGCCAACCGTGAGTTGGGCCAGCTCAGTGAAGCCAAGCACGCCGCCATCAGCGAAGCGTGCGCCCGCCTGATCCGCGGTGACTTTCACGAAGAGTTCGTGGTGGACATGATTCAAGGCGGCGCTGGCACTTCGACCAACATGAATGCCAACGAAGTCATCGCCAACATCGCGTTGGAGGCCATGGGCCACAACAAGGGCGAATACCAGTACCTGCACCCCAACAACGACGTGAACATGGCGCAGTCGACCAACGACGCCTACCCGACCGCGATCCGCCTGGGTCTGCTGTTGGGCCATGACGCGTTGCTGGCCAGCCTTGACAGCCTGATCCAGGCGTTTGCCGCCAAAGGTCTCGAGTTCAACCACGTGCTGAAAATGGGCCGTACGCAACTGCAAGACGCTGTGCCGATGACCCTCGGCCAGGAATTCCGCGCCTTCGCCACCACCTTGGGTGAAGACTTGGCCCGCCTGAAAACCCTGGCGCCAGAACTGTTGACCGAAGTCAACCTCGGCGGCACCGCCATTGGCACCGGCATCAACGCCGACCCGCGTTACCAGGCCCTGGCCGTTCAGCGCCTGGCAACCATCAGCGGCCAGCCGCTGGTGCCGGCCGCCGACCTGATCGAAGCCACGTCCGACATGGGCGCCTTTGTACTGTTCTCCGGCATGCTCAAGCGGACCGCGGTGAAGCTGTCGAAGATCTGCAACGACCTGCGCCTGCTGTCCAGCGGCCCACGTACCGGCATCAACGAAATCAACCTGCCGGCGCGCCAGCCAGGCAGTTCGATCATGCCCGGCAAGGTCAACCCGGTGATCCCGGAAGCGGTCAACCAAGTGGCTTTCCAGATCATCGGCAACGACCTGGCCCTGACCATGGCTGCCGAAGGCGGCCAACTGCAACTGAACGTGATGGAGCCACTGATCGCTTTCAAGATCTTCGACTCGATCCGCCTGTTGCAACGTGCCATGGACATGCTGCGCGAACACTGCATCACCGGCATCACCGCCAACGAAGCCCGCTGCCGCGAGCTGGTGGAACACTCCATCGGCCTGGTCACCGCGCTGAACCCGTACATCGGCTATGAAAACGCCACCCGCATTGCGCGTATCGCGCTTGAAAGCGGTCGCGGGGTGCTGGAACTGGTGCGCGAAGAAGGCTTGCTCGACGACGCCATGCTCGACGACATCCTGCGCCCGGAAAACATGATTGCCCCGCGCCTGGTGCCTTTGAAGGCCTGA